The nucleotide sequence TTCGGAGCGCACACCTACGAGCTGATTGGGCACGAGGGCGTGTTCCACACCCAGTGGACGCCGAAGATGGAAAAGCCGGAAAACAAGCAGGATGCGCAGGTGGAAGAAAACCAAGGAGAGCAGCCAGTAACTCCAAACAAATAAGACGGAATGCAGGACCAGGAAAGAAGAAGCATGCAACGTGCTCTTCTTTCCGCCGTCGGCCGGGAGCTAAAGCCAGTGCACTTCTTGCTAAGTTATGACGCCAATTGATGTCGGGAACCTGTTCGATGACGCGCTGAATACTTTCAAAGCGTTCGACAACTTGACCCCTGAGAACAGTGGTCAGGGACAGGAACAGTTTCCGACCAGCGTCTGGCAGATTCTAAACCACTTACTCAAGTGGCAAGCCGGCCAGCTACATGCGCTGCGCGGCAACACTGCTGAACACCCTTTCAGTGAAGCAACTACCTGGCTTAGCCAGCGGGCTCCATCAAGCGAAGCGGTGCTGCAGGAGGCCGTTGCGCAATTCCATGGGCAGCTTGCAGCGTTTCAAACCGAGCTACATTATATGGCCGCTACCGAGGAAGCAGACCGCAAACTGAAGATCCTTCAAGAGGTGGTCCTACACTT is from Hymenobacter tibetensis and encodes:
- a CDS encoding DinB family protein → MTPIDVGNLFDDALNTFKAFDNLTPENSGQGQEQFPTSVWQILNHLLKWQAGQLHALRGNTAEHPFSEATTWLSQRAPSSEAVLQEAVAQFHGQLAAFQTELHYMAATEEADRKLKILQEVVLHLAFHVGEVVLIRRVQGSYPLPDQMQDFLAS